From a region of the Monodelphis domestica isolate mMonDom1 chromosome 8, mMonDom1.pri, whole genome shotgun sequence genome:
- the LOC100031303 gene encoding olfactory receptor 5AC1-like has protein sequence MTEENETLVIDFVLMGFTNHPGLQVLFFLVFLGIYIITMVGNIGLIVLIWMDSHLHTPMYLFLGNLALADACTSTTVSPKMLVGFITQNQMISVPECMAQLYFFSFSATTECCLLAAMAYDRYVAICNPLLYPVVMTNRLCSQLSIFSYIVGVLHSMFHVGLLFRLSFCHSNKIQHFFCDIMPLYKISCTDPSINVLMVFIFSGSIQAFTILTILISYTCILFAILKKKSQKGRSKAFSTCGAHLFSVSLYFGSLLFMYVRPRSLQADNQDMMDSLFYTIVIPLLNPFIYSLRNKEVIEALRTVLKRTIFSR, from the coding sequence ATGACAGAAGAAAACGAGACATTGGTAATAGACTTCGTTCTCATGGGATTTACAAATCACCCAGGGCTTCAGGTTCTCTTCTTCTTGGTGTTCTTAGGTATCTACATCATAACTATGGTGGGGAATATTGGACTGATTGTGCTTATCTGGATGGACTCTCACCTTCATACACCTATGTACTTATTCCTTGGTAATTTAGCTTTAGCTGATGCTTGTACTTCAACCACAGTGAGCCCTAAGATGTTGGTGGGCTTTATAACCCAAAATCAAATGATATCAGTGCCTGAGTGCATGGCACAATTATACTTTTTTTCATTCAGTGCAACCACAGAATGTTGTCTTCTGGCTGCAATGGCATATGACCGATATGTAGCCATTTGTAATCCCTTGCTTTATCCAGTGGTGATGACTAATAGGTTATGCAGCCAACTCTCAATCTTTTCATATATAGTTGGTGTTCTTCATTCTATGTTTCATGTGGGCTTGTTATTTAGATTAAGTTTCTGCCACTCCAACAAAATCCAGCACTTCTTTTGTGATATTATGCCTTTATATAAAATTTCCTGTACTGATCCTTCTATTAATGTCCTGATGGTTTTTATCTTCTCTGGATCAATTCAGGCCTTTACGATTTTGACTATCCTAATATCTTATACTTGTATCCTCTTTGccattctgaaaaagaaatctcaaaaggGAAGAAGCAAAGCCTTTTCTACTTGTGGGGCTCACCTGTTCTCTGTTTCCTTATACTTTGGCTCTCTCCTCTTCATGTATGTTCGTCCTAGATCACTGCAAGCAGACAATCAAGATATGATGGATTCTCTGTTCTATACTATTGTCATCCCTTTGCTAAATCCTTTTATCTATAGCCTGAGAAACAAGGAAGTTATAGAAGCCCTGAGAACTGTATTAAAACGAACAATATTTTCTAGGTGA